The Puntigrus tetrazona isolate hp1 chromosome 16, ASM1883169v1, whole genome shotgun sequence genome includes a region encoding these proteins:
- the med18 gene encoding mediator of RNA polymerase II transcription subunit 18, with amino-acid sequence MEAPPVTVMPVTGGTINMMEYLLQGSVLDQSLESLLHRLRGLCDNMEPESFADHELVYLLKGQQGNPFMLRARRSLLHPTAPWHLRYLGQPEVGDKSRHALVRNCVDVAASHSLPEFLNEMGFRMDHEFVAKGQVFRKGAMKVVVSKLLRVLATGNTENTEPLSLSYLVELSVLAPAGQDTVSEDMRSFAEQLKPLVHLEKIDPKRLM; translated from the exons ATGGAGGCTCCGCCGGTCACTGTGATGCCCGTAACGGGTGGAACCATAAATATGATGGAGTATCTTCTGCAAG GCAGCGTACTGGACCAGTCTCTGGAGAGTCTCCTGCATCGTCTCAGAGGTCTGTGTGATAACATGGAACCCGAGAGCTTTGCTGATCATGAGCTGGTGTACCTCCTGAAGGGTCAGCAGGGCAACCCGTTCATGCTGCGCGCGCGCCGCTCGCTTCTTCACCCTACGGCCCCTTGGCACCTGCGCTATCTAGGTCAGCCGGAGGTGGGCGACAAAAGCCGCCATGCCCTGGTGCGGAACTGTGTGGACGTGGCCGCCTCGCACAGCTTGCCAGAGTTTCTCAACGAAATGGGTTTCCGCATGGACCACGAGTTTGTGGCCAAGGGTCAAGTGTTCCGGAAGGGTGCGATGAAGGTGGTTGTGAGCAAACTGTTACGCGTCCTGGCGACGGGAAACACGGAGAACACGGAGCCGCTGTCTCTGTCGTACCTCGTTGAGCTGAGCGTGCTGGCTCCTGCGGGACAGGACACTGTGTCTGAGGACATGAGGAGCTTCGCGGAACAGCTCAAACCTCTGGTGCACCTGGAGAAAATTGACCCTAAAAGACTTATGTAG